Proteins encoded by one window of Bacteroidota bacterium:
- a CDS encoding T9SS type A sorting domain-containing protein — protein MKNYTSLLFLCFLAFTISAQSPIILSVDDIADQGQEFLVTNANPVIGFDGSDTGPDHTWDFSDLTALAADTSKWVDVYDTDPFYFFLWLASDVAEQTGVDVANDFITIEDVFNFYERDDDIFGQTGFAGIIAGIPFPIGYDETETIFEFPATYNDNTNSETGFDIDIPGIATWTEQRSRTNEIDGWGSITIPGGTFDVLRMRSEILITDNIVYADVPYEITYTTIEYRWMAKENGIPILQINAQEILGVETTTQVIYKSGDAVDIITDQPSNNFNLFIAENPVMDELNFSINFPQVAAENLQIIISDITGRIMENKSLLCNEGENNFIENIDQLSPGIYFLSLYQSGNILKNIKFIKQ, from the coding sequence ATGAAAAATTATACCTCCCTATTATTTCTGTGCTTCCTTGCTTTTACAATTTCCGCTCAATCGCCCATTATTTTATCGGTTGATGATATAGCAGATCAGGGTCAGGAATTTTTAGTTACCAATGCAAATCCAGTTATAGGTTTTGATGGCAGCGATACCGGTCCGGATCACACTTGGGATTTCAGCGACCTCACAGCACTTGCTGCAGACACCTCAAAATGGGTGGATGTATATGATACGGATCCCTTTTACTTTTTTTTATGGTTGGCTTCTGATGTTGCCGAACAAACAGGAGTTGATGTTGCAAATGATTTTATCACAATAGAAGACGTGTTTAATTTTTATGAACGCGATGATGATATTTTCGGGCAAACAGGTTTTGCCGGAATAATTGCAGGTATTCCATTTCCTATCGGATATGATGAAACAGAAACCATTTTTGAATTTCCTGCAACATACAACGACAATACAAATTCTGAAACCGGATTTGACATTGATATTCCCGGTATTGCAACATGGACAGAACAGCGATCAAGAACAAATGAAATTGATGGTTGGGGATCCATAACAATACCGGGTGGAACTTTTGATGTTTTGAGGATGCGTTCAGAAATTTTGATCACAGATAATATTGTATATGCAGATGTACCTTATGAAATTACTTATACAACAATAGAATACCGTTGGATGGCAAAAGAAAACGGAATACCCATTCTTCAAATAAATGCGCAGGAAATTCTTGGGGTGGAAACAACTACGCAGGTAATTTATAAAAGTGGTGATGCAGTTGATATTATTACAGATCAACCTTCAAATAATTTTAATCTTTTCATTGCAGAAAATCCTGTTATGGATGAATTAAATTTTTCTATAAATTTTCCGCAAGTTGCCGCAGAGAACCTACAAATAATAATATCAGATATTACAGGAAGAATAATGGAAAACAAATCTCTGTTATGCAATGAGGGAGAAAATAATTTTATAGAAAACATTGATCAACTATCACCTGGTATTTATTTTTTATCTTTATATCAATCGGGAAACATACTTAAAAACATAAAATTCATCAAACAATAA
- a CDS encoding L,D-transpeptidase family protein: MKTLFSIVTIVILIACKPSPKKIYLRMFEQMDPPHNSLQKVVVTAYDVNYSRGMMRLYERNDTATSWGNAVMSFEVVVGKNGFAFDSTQFNKLEYGHYKHEGDGCSPAGIFTLGKIFSYHDTAGLKMPFEQVDVNDLCVDDVNSKYYNLLIDDDTIINKDYTSFERMQREDLQYEYGVWVNYNTAPQVPGMGSCIFLHIWKDPSHATSGCTAMSKENMLKLINWLDEKKNPVLIQYVE; this comes from the coding sequence ATGAAAACCTTGTTTAGTATTGTAACAATTGTGATTCTGATCGCCTGTAAACCTAGTCCCAAAAAGATATATCTCCGAATGTTTGAACAAATGGACCCTCCACATAATAGTTTACAAAAAGTTGTGGTTACCGCCTATGATGTAAATTATTCACGTGGAATGATGCGATTATATGAAAGAAATGACACTGCAACATCCTGGGGAAATGCAGTAATGTCGTTTGAAGTTGTAGTAGGTAAAAATGGATTTGCATTTGATTCCACACAGTTTAATAAATTGGAATACGGACATTACAAACACGAAGGAGATGGTTGTTCACCTGCCGGTATATTTACCTTGGGAAAAATATTCAGTTATCATGATACAGCAGGTTTGAAAATGCCTTTCGAACAAGTGGATGTAAATGATCTTTGTGTGGATGATGTTAATTCTAAATATTATAATTTATTAATTGATGACGATACCATAATTAATAAAGATTATACCAGTTTTGAACGCATGCAAAGAGAGGATCTGCAATACGAATATGGTGTTTGGGTAAATTATAATACGGCACCTCAGGTTCCCGGAATGGGTTCCTGTATATTTTTACATATTTGGAAAGATCCATCCCATGCAACATCAGGATGCACGGCAATGAGCAAAGAAAATATGTTGAAATTAATAAATTGGTTGGATGAAAAAAAGAACCCTGTTTTAATTCAATATGTAGAATAG